From the Lampris incognitus isolate fLamInc1 chromosome 10, fLamInc1.hap2, whole genome shotgun sequence genome, one window contains:
- the kcnj4 gene encoding ATP-sensitive inward rectifier potassium channel 12, protein MGTNRSNRYSIVSDIIPEEERFKISSLGLHNGHSSSNAQQHPACNIKTEDRSRRSGATSAAVPNVRGQGGMNNYNGKILTRGSTQPRSRFVKKNGQCNVVFTNMEEKRQRYLADIFTTCVDIRWRYLLLIFCSSFLVSWLFFGIIFYSVSLAHGDFDEHPGMKGDPAVWTPCLLHVQGFVGALLFSIETQTTIGYGWRCVTEECPVAVATVVIQSIVGCIIDSFMIGTIMAKMARPKKRNQTLIFSRNAVISLRDGKLCLMWRVGNLRKSHIVEAHVRAQLLRPYVTAEGEFIPLEQMDLNVGYDEGIDRLFLVSPLIIVHEIDKDSPLYTLSRADLEADDFEIVVILEGMVEATAMTTQFRSSYLAREIFWGHRFEPVIFEDRDRFKVDYARFHKTYEVPSTPHLSAKELDEAASRPSSATSGAAASSIADLIPRSLSAFCYDNEVALSCRDEEDDIFDSSQIAGREKEAERRTSVSVDFQKMFQDTSTMTSSSQNVMCVLDMDNHQMEFDILQATIPLDPLTYKNEPEI, encoded by the exons ATGGGAACAAACAGGTCCAACAG GTACAGCATTGTATCGGACATTATACCAGAGGAGGAACGCTTCAAGATCTCAAGCCTAGGGCTCCACAACGGCCACAGTTCCTCAAACGCCCAACAGCACCCAGCCTGCAACATCAAGACAGAGGACCGTAGTAGGAGGTCGGGAGCCACCTCCGCTGCCGTGCCCAACGTGAGGGGACAAGGAGGGATGAACAACTACAACGGCAAAATCCTGACAAGGGGCTCCACCCAACCGCGGAGCCGTTTCGTGAAGAAGAACGGCCAGTGTAATGTTGTATTCACCAACATGGAGGAGAAGAGGCAGCGTTACCTGGCCGACATCTTCACCACCTGCGTGGACATCCGCTGGAGATACCTGCTGCTCATCTTTTGCTCCAGCTTCCTGGTCTCCTGGCTTTTCTTTGGCATCATCTTTTACAGTGTCTCCCTGGCCCACGGGGACTTTGACGAGCACCCCGGGATGAAGGGCGACCCGGCAGTG TGGACCCCGTGCCTATTACATGTCCAGGGTTTCGTCGGGGCTCTCCTGTTCTCCATTGAGACTCAGACCACCATCGGCTATGGCTGGCGCTGCGTCACCGAGGAGTGCCCTGTTGCCGTGGCGACAGTGGTGATCCAGTCTATTGTGGGATGCATCATCGATTCCTTCATGATTGGCACCATCATGGCCAAGATGGCGCGGCCCAAGAAGAGGAACCAGACCCTCATATTCTCCAGAAACGCTGTTATTTCCCTGCGTGACGGAAAGCTCTGCCTAATGTGGCGAGTGGGTAACCTCCGCAAGAGCCACATTGTGGAGGCTCACGTCCGGGCCCAGCTCTTACGTCCATACGTCACGGCCGAGGGGGAGTTCATTCCCTTGGAGCAGATGGACCTTAATGTTGGCTACGACGAGGGCATAGACAGGCTGTTTCTGGTGTCCCCACTCATCATCGTCCATGAGATCGATAAGGACAGCCCCTTGTACACACTGAGCCGAGCTGACTTAGAGGCAGATGACTTTGAGATTGTGGTGATTTTGGAGGGGATGGTAGAGGCCACGGCCATGACCACCCAGTTCCGCAGTTCCTACCTAGCCAGAGAGATTTTCTGGGGCCACAGATTCGAGCCTGTGATCTTTGAGGACCGGGACCGCTTCAAAGTGGATTACGCCCGTTTCCACAAGACCTATGAGGTGCCATCAACTCCCCACCTCAGCGCCAAGGAGCTCGATGAGGCCGCCAGTCGCCCTTCCTCTGCCACCTCTGGCGCTGCGGCCAGTTCTATAGCGGACTTGATCCCCCGCTCGCTCAGCGCCTTCTGCTACGATAACGAGGTGGCGCTGAGCTGCAGGGACGAAGAGGATGACATCTTTGACTCTTCTCAGATTGCGGGGAGGGAGAAGGAGGCGGAAAGGAGGACTTCGGTCTCTGTAGACTTTCAAAAGATGTTCCAGGACACTTCCACCATGACATCCAGCAGTCAAAATGTCATGTGCGTCCTGGACATGGATAACCACCAGATGGAGTTTGACATCCTGCAGGCCACCATCCCGCTTGATCCACTAACGTATAAGAATGAGCCCGAGATctga